The DNA sequence GGCTTGGCGACAAGCTCGGCGACATCGGGGGGCAGCAGCCGCATGAAGCCGCGCAAGGCCTGGCTGCCATAATCCGTCCGCCCGATCGTGCCCGCGACCGTCGCCAGCACGATGAAGAACGGAAACAGCGTCAGCAGCGACAGATAGGCGAGGTTGCCGGCGTGGGTGAAACCATCCGCCCATACCCCCGTCACCGTCTCGCGCACCACCGTCCAGGTACGGCGGTGGCGCACCAGCAGGCGCGAAACCAGCCGCGGGACCGGATCGGACCGCGCGAACATCAGGCGGGGCCGTGTGCCCGGCTCAAACGCCGAGCTCGCGCCTGACCTCGCGGGTGTCGCTCCAGCTTTCGACAAAGCTTTCCAGTGCCTTGTCGCCGGCTGGCAGGTCGATCTGGACTGTCACCAACTGGTCGCCGCGGCTGCCGTCGGCCCGGCTGAAACCGCGCCCTTTCAGGCGAAAGACCTTGCCGGAGGGCGTGGCCGGCGGCAGCGTCAGCGTGACGGCGCCGGTCACGGTCGGCAGGCGCACCTTGGCGCCCTTGACCGCCTCCACCAGCGTTACCGGCACATCGATCCGGATGTCGTCGCCGTCGCGGACGAACAACCGGTGGCGGCCGATCTCGAGTGTCACCAGCGCGTCGCCGTTGCCGCCGGGACCGGCTTCGCCGCGGCCGGCCATGCGCAGCTGGCGACCGGGTTCAAACCCCGCCGGCAGCTTCAGTTCCACCGTCTTGCCGTCGCGCAACGTCACCCGCTGCGGTGTCAGATTGGCGGCCTCCTCGAACGGGACCGTCAGCCGATAGCCGACATCGGCGCCCTTGGGCTGGGTGCGAAAGCCGCCGCCGGGGGCAGCGCCGCCGCCGAACGGACTGCGGCCGCCGCCGAACAATTCCGAAAACAGGTCATCGGCACCGCCGGCGAAATCGAAGCCGCCCGATTGCGGCCGCCGCGCCTGGCCGAACGGGTCGCCGCCCGGTCGCCCGCCATAGCCGCTGCCCCCGCCGAAACCGCCGCCGGCAAAGGGCGATGTCGGGTTGCCGTCGGGGCCGATCTCGCCGCGGTCGAACCGGCCCTTTTTCTCGGGGTCGGACAGCATTTCATAGGCGCTGTTGGCTTCCTTGAAGAGTTCCAGC is a window from the Polymorphobacter fuscus genome containing:
- a CDS encoding DnaJ C-terminal domain-containing protein, giving the protein MRDPYQVLGVARGASDADIKKAYRKLAKENHPDRNADNPKKLELFKEANSAYEMLSDPEKKGRFDRGEIGPDGNPTSPFAGGGFGGGSGYGGRPGGDPFGQARRPQSGGFDFAGGADDLFSELFGGGRSPFGGGAAPGGGFRTQPKGADVGYRLTVPFEEAANLTPQRVTLRDGKTVELKLPAGFEPGRQLRMAGRGEAGPGGNGDALVTLEIGRHRLFVRDGDDIRIDVPVTLVEAVKGAKVRLPTVTGAVTLTLPPATPSGKVFRLKGRGFSRADGSRGDQLVTVQIDLPAGDKALESFVESWSDTREVRRELGV